The following coding sequences are from one Alosa alosa isolate M-15738 ecotype Scorff River chromosome 3, AALO_Geno_1.1, whole genome shotgun sequence window:
- the LOC125291542 gene encoding alpha-(1,3)-fucosyltransferase 7-like, which produces MLDFCSHRCTLLAAFLVCLTFFVSFWLIQWPSLLNGLHCKMKMTSRIETEVIDMNINATNTTVLVWYWPFGEKSSVDGNVCWERFGIPNCKLVDDRSMFSQADFVVFHNRELIQGQQRLPVDQTRPQRQKWVWFSLESPANNGNVKPFDGHFNCTMSYRLDADVYTPYGSLVPQDFGTGLTVEDFIPKNKSSMACWVVSNYAAHHKRTAVYNRLKTIIPVNVYGGAVNKRLDGNVLLPTISRCYFYLSFENSIFKDYITEKLWYNGFMGGAVPVVLGPPREQYEAVAPKDSFIHVDDFPSLEELGKFLKSLAEDKERYASYFNWKLKYTVKRFGDWREEFCKICPKVSSLQKHKVYEDFHNWEWQ; this is translated from the coding sequence ATGCTGGACTTCTGTAGCCACAGATGTACACTGCTGGCAGCCTTCCTTGTCTGTCTCACGTTTTTTGTCAGTTTTTGGCTTATCCAGTGGCCTTCACTGTTAAATGGCCTTCACTGTAAAATGAAAATGACCTCAAGAATTGAAACTGAagtcattgacatgaatattaatgCCACAAATACAACTGTTTTAGTGTGGTACTGGCCTTTTGGAGAGAAATCTAGTGTGGATGGCAATGTGTGTTGGGAGAGGTTTGGCATACCAAACTGCAAGTTGGTGGACGATCGGTCCATGTTCTCTCAAGCAGATTTTGTGGTTTTCCACAACCGTGAGCTAATTCAAGGTCAACAAAGACTGCCCGTGGACCAGACCCGACCACAGAGGCAGAAGTGGGTATGGTTCTCACTGGAAAGTCCAGCAAATAATGGAAATGTGAAGCCCTTTGATGGGCACTTTAATTGCACCATGTCTTACCGCCTTGATGCAGATGTTTATACACCATATGGCAGTTTGGTACCCCAGGACTTCGGTACTGGATTGACAGTTGAGGATTTCATACCAAAGAACAAGTCATCTATGGCTTGTTGGGTTGTGAGCAATTATGCAGCCCACCATAAGAGAACTGCTGTTTACAACAGACTGAAAACAATTATACCAGTGAATGTGTATGGTGGAGCAGTGAATAAGCGCCTTGATGGTAATGTTCTGTTACCCACAATCTCTCGCTGCTACTTCTACCTGTCTTTTGAGAACTCCATTTTCAAAGACTACATCACAGAGAAGTTGTGGTACAATGGCTTCATGGGTGGAGCAGTGCCTGTAGTTTTAGGTCCACCACGGGAACAGTATGAGGCGGTGGCACCAAAAGACTCCTTCATCCATGTGGACGACTTCCCTTCATTAGAGGAGCTTGGAAAGTTCCTGAAGAGTCTGGCGGAGGATAAGGAACGCTATGCCTCATACTTCAACTGGAAACTGAAGTATACGGTAAAGCGATTTGGCGATTGGAGGGAGGAATTTTGTAAAATTTGCCCCAAAGTCAGTAGCTTACAAAAGCATAAGGTCTATGAGGACTTCCATAATTGGGAATGGCAATAA